GAGCCAAGGCTCAGCTTTGGCTCCTAATTGCGTCAAATCCTTGGGCCGGGCAGCATAATCGATCCACTTGTAGTCACCGACGCGTATGGCATTGGCGTTCCGCACCTGTCGGCGAAAAAACAAAACCTCATGAGGATTGCCTTCTTTATCCCCGGTCAAATACGGCATCAAATTAACGCCGTCGATGATGCGATCCCTAGGAACCTCTGCCCCAGCCAATGCAACTGTAGTGGTAAAAATATCCATCGAGCTAACGACGTCTTTCGTATTCACCAAACCCTGAGGCAACACTCCAGGCCAGCTCATCACATAAGGCACACGCACGCCGCCTTCATATTCAGAGCCTTTACCAGAGCGCAAAGGCAAATTGACCCCACCGAGATCATTCGGACGCGCCAAGGCAGCACCGTTATCACTCAAATAAAAGACCAAGGTATCTTCGCGCAGACCTTCCCGGTCCAGTGTCTCCATAATTTCACCGACCCCGTCATCTGCCGCGAGTAGCATGGAAAGATAGGTCAGCCGCAGCAATTCCTGGTCTAAGTCTTTTCCTTTGAATTTACCGAAATCAAAAGCGGGTGCATGATAATAAGGCTGCTGCTTTTTGAGAGTCGTATGCGTGAGCATGCGCTCATAGGCTCCCTGATACTGAGGCGCGTGCTCGACGATACGTTTGACCAGTGGCTCATAAGTCCGGAACGGACTGTGCGGCGCGTTGTATGCGACATACAGAAAGAATGGTTGATCTTTATTGCGCCGAATAAAGGAGACGGCTTCATCGGTATACGCATCTGTAAGGTAGCGCCCGTAATCCCGTGGACTGGCCTCTCCACTTTTCCAGGATGGCGGATCTTCAGTGCGAGTCATGAGGTAATCTTTCTCGGCGGCAAGATCCCCCCAATAGTAATCAAATCCACGTGCGATCGGACGACGCTCTTCTTTTTTGAGCCCAAGTGCCACTTCCCCACGGCACCCGTGACATACCCACTGCCCTTGATCGCTGCGGGAATAATGATTTCCGAGAGCGGCGGCCCAGTGTCGCCGTCATCCATATTTTTGTTGCCCTCCATACCGAAGCGGCTGGAGCTGCGCCCCGTTAAAAGCGAAGCACGTGAGGGTCCGCAAGTGGAGAACGCCACATATCCGTTCCGGAACGCGACACCTTCACTGGCAAGGCGATCGATGCTAGGTGTCAACGCCTCCTCCGACCTGGGAAACCCTTGAAAGCCCGCATCGGCATACCCTTGATCATCCGTAAGAATGACGATGATATTCGGCCGCTGACACTCAGAGTCGGATGCAGCACTTAAAAAGACTGCGCCAAGCATCTGCAGGCCTAAGATCAGCACGGCACGATAGTGAGTCATAACAGGGGTAGCTAAAGAGGAATACAGAGTCACTTAGAAATATAGGGGGTGACATGAATCACCCCCTTTAAATGATTGGAAACGAGACTTACTCGGCGGGATTCAAAAACACATGGTGTAGGTTCATGACGCCAGAACCCGGCACGCTTTTCGGATCTACAAGCATCGTGTAGCTTCCTGCTTTCGCAAAGTGCATCGTTCCGACTTTTTCAGAGGCAAAATCATTCCATGTTCCGGTATCCCCCACGGTGAAGGTCAGTTTCTGATCTCCGGCACGAAGCTCGACCGAACTCCCCTTGTTACCTGCCGGGCAGGCATAGGCGATTCCGACCTCGTAGTCACCGGGCTGTTTGACCTGGAAGGTCCACTCCAGTCGCTCACCGACTTGTTTCCAGCGTGTGATGTATTCATCGAAGCCTTGCTTGCGATAGACTGCATTCGAACCGCTCAAATCAGCTGCTTCGGCTTTTAGTTCGATCGCGCCCTCAGTCGGCTTGAAGTCGCCTGTAATTTTCATCTCAAGCAACATCAGCTCTGTGGGCTCAACCATGACCGCCTCGGAAGCATCCTTTGCTGGCACCAAAAATATAGCGCGCGGGCGGAACAACTCTTCTTTGGGAGTGGCACCATCGGCTGAGGCGATTTTGAGATCGTAAACTCCGGGCGTCAGCGTCACGACACCAACCTTATCGCTCGCGGGGAACGTGGTATTGGGACTCTCAAATCCCATGCGCAAACTTTCCTCGGTGGCATATTTGGGATCGCTGT
The nucleotide sequence above comes from Coraliomargarita algicola. Encoded proteins:
- a CDS encoding sulfatase-like hydrolase/transferase, giving the protein MALGLKKEERRPIARGFDYYWGDLAAEKDYLMTRTEDPPSWKSGEASPRDYGRYLTDAYTDEAVSFIRRNKDQPFFLYVAYNAPHSPFRTYEPLVKRIVEHAPQYQGAYERMLTHTTLKKQQPYYHAPAFDFGKFKGKDLDQELLRLTYLSMLLAADDGVGEIMETLDREGLREDTLVFYLSDNGAALARPNDLGGVNLPLRSGKGSEYEGGVRVPYVMSWPGVLPQGLVNTKDVVSSMDIFTTTVALAGAEVPRDRIIDGVNLMPYLTGDKEGNPHEVLFFRRQVRNANAIRVGDYKWIDYAARPKDLTQLGAKAEPWLDAGALYNVQEDISEYHDLSTEMPDKKKELIALYTKLNRDLPVNEDRAAKLEDDDG
- a CDS encoding sulfatase-like hydrolase/transferase; protein product: MTHYRAVLILGLQMLGAVFLSAASDSECQRPNIIVILTDDQGYADAGFQGFPRSEEALTPSIDRLASEGVAFRNGYVAFSTCGPSRASLLTGRSSSRFGMEGNKNMDDGDTGPPLSEIIIPAAIKGSGYVTGAVGKWHLGSKKKSVVRSHVDLITIGGILPPRKITS